The DNA region atcaaagacggatccacggtggtaattttattgctcacacacacacgcacacacacgcacacattgaaagacacagtttgtgcactacattgggaggaattctgttctaatgaagattgttaggacggtcaccggacaacaagaatgatttggggcaatgtgGTTGGGACCAATATGGTAGGATATTGggcacacccggagtggccagtgccctggggaaggttctaccggggggacattaatcgaaccatacgacatggggcaatattggtatcaaaattcatggtttttgaaactggtaatgaaaatgaccttTTTTACCGGATTGACCAcaaccggagtggccattgccttgGAGGAAGGTCCtgccgggggacatttaccgaactatacgactagctcattaccagtttcaaaaaccttgAATTTGGATACCCATATTATCCCAAGTCacatggttcgattaatgcccccccggtagaaccttccgcagggcactggccactccgggtgtgaaaAATCCGTTCtgaattgccattttcattaccagtttcaaaaaccatgaattttgatacccatattgccccaagtcgcatggttcgataaaagtccccggtagaaccttccccagagcactggccactccgggtgtggccattaTCCTACCAGaatggtcccaaccccattgccctaaatcattctggttttcgggtgACCGTCCAACAATCTttattagaacagaattcctcccaagttggttcacaacctgtgtctatcaatgtgtggatgtgtgtgtctgagtaataaaattaccaccgtggatccgtctttgacgaaacctcgtaaggtactgaaattttctgaggctatctgttagcttaaatagttcgcatgaaatgtggcaacatggtgcaaattttgccttctCTCTTGCTGTCGTGGAActttcacgcgagaatgttgcaccatggttgccacatttcatgcgaactatttaagctaacagatagcctcagaaaatttcagtaccttacgaggtttcgtcaaagacggatccacggtggtaattttattgctcagacacacacatccacacattgatagacacaggttgtgaaccaacttgggaggaattctgttctaataaAGATTGTTGGACGGTcacccgaaaaccagaatgatttagggcaatggggttgggaccaatctggtaggataatggccacacccggagtggccggtgccctcagggaggttcttcCGGgaagacatttatcgaaccatgcgacttggggcaatatgggtatccaaattcatggtttttgatactggtaatgaaaatggacattttggcaggattggccacacccggagtggccattgccctgagggaaggttcaaccggggacttttatcgaaccatgcgacttggggcaatatgggtatcaaaattcatggtttttgaaactggtaatgaaaatagccattttgacaggattggccacaacctggagcggccggtgccctcagggaggttctcccgggaggacatttatcgaaccatgcgacttggggcaatatgggtatcaaaattcatggtttttgatactggtaatgaaaatggccattttgacaggattggccatacccggagtggccattgccctgagggaaggttctaccggggacatttatcgaaccatgcgacttggagcaatatcgtttttgagactggacatgaaatttggcaTTTCGATTGTGGTTGTAAGGTCCATGATTTCCGGATGCCGTTTTTTCTGGGGGTAAtagacattttccgaaccatacttgttttggcaatagtttcgttttctggcaatttattttcacagagaTGTCAATGATTGAAGACATTACATTAGTATTAATTATtaaggattaaataaattggcagagaattaaaaaatataaataacaataaaatgattttttagagttttgttcaaagttctttgtcttattggtcatgtagaacataaccacctgcaccttttttttcaaatctttgttTGCTTAAAAGaccataacaaatatttttctaggATAAGGATATTTCGGCTTAAAAAGTTCAACATGGCTTTCCCGAAGGAAATGGATGATTTTATTTACCAGATTTAAGGGACTATGAATTACAACTGTGTGAATCTGAATATGGTAGTAAATGGTTACTTTATCTGCAATTAAAATATGGTTCTGCCCAAAATTTGTGTTTCTGTCGCTTGTATCTTATTCAATTCAAAGAAAACTTTACTTTTATGACTCTCGCTTTTTTAACCCTTCAGATTGTGCAGGCGACGGTTCAAATCCTCAAACTTCAGAATCTTACGAATGAAAAAGTCGCCGTAGCGATGCGAAACCTTAGTGTCAGCGATGTGGATCATGTCCTTGTCGATGTAAAAGTCCAGCTCGGAACCGGACTGGAACTTGCCCTCCAGCCCGCTGGCGCCCTTGGTCCAAACGATGTTCTTCATTTTGTGCTTGAAGCACAGCAGATGGGTGAGCAGGTTTTCAATCTTTTGCTCGCCAATTTCGTCCTGCGGGATGTGGTCCATGAACGAGGCCAGCTTCAGCAACGGAAGGGTCGTGTACAGCTTCAGGTACGAGCGGATCGTGGGCAGTTCCTGCTGTTGGCGAACCTCGTCCATGAAGACGTTGGTCTGGTGCTCGAGCGCTTCCTTCACGTAGTCATCCAGCGGGGCATCCGATGGCGGCGGAACGGGAGAGACGAATTTCGGGCAAGCAAACACAAAGAAGTTGCGGAAGGTGTCCAGGTCGCCGCACTGCATCTTGTACATGTTGTCGTGGTAGTTCTTTTCGCGTAGAACCTGCTGGATCGACTCGTCAATGCATTGCGGGTGCAGCACCAGACAGATCGCCAACAGGTGGTACATCTGGTCGGTTTGCTTGTTAATCTGGTCATTCTGGTAGGAGCGGGCACTGTACAGCTGCTTCGTGCGTTGAATGTAGAGCAGAATCGACGAGAAGGTGCGAATGGCGTCCGAGTAGCGTCTCATCATCATGTAAGCGAATCCCACGTAGTAAGAGGTGGAAATCTGGCAAGCCGGAATATGCGAGTACTGGCTCTTCTTGTGCAGCTCGATCGGTTCCAGCACCTTGATGGCCTGGTGGTAATCTCCGAGCAGCGAATGCACACGCAGCAGTCCCACCAAGCTGAAGTAGCCCAGCATCTTGTAGAACGAGTGCCGTCCAAACTCACCGGCCACTTCCTCGGGGTCGCGCCCAGCGGCAGCCGCTTCCAGCTGATCCTTAATCTTGGACATCGAAACCAGCGAATGAAGAACGTTCAGAATACACAAAATATTCCAGACTTTGCTGTTGTTGTTCAACAGCATGTCCATCTCCTCGTCGGACTTGTCCGTCAACCTTGCCCGGTACTGGGCAAAGTTCTGGAACTGATACACAAACTCATCAATCAGCTCCCACAACCAAATGTCCGGCAGCTCGAGCTGAACCGGTTCCTTCGACGGAAGAATGTAGTTGAAAAAGTTACAATAATTGTAGAACGAGTTCAGGCGCTGCTCCAGCGAAGGTCCTCCCTGAATCCGGGCGTGCAAATGACGATAGTACAGCTCCTTGTACAGGATCATGAACAGATTGTCGTTGTCCACCAGGTGGGCCACTTCGTCCTCACTTGGCCAAGCCTTCTTCTCAAAGTGCTGCTCGCTCAGCTTCGGGAAGGTATTCTCGTACAGATTCTGGATCTCGTACACAACACCACCCTTGATGACACTGCAAAAGTACACCAGGAACTTTTTAACGTCCTCATGCATCGGATAGAAGGACCGGTCGTATCCGTCGTCCGCGGCCATTTCGTAGCCGTACTCTTCGTAGCCCTGTCGGAAGAAACAACCAAGCAGAAAAGTGAGGTTAGAACGCGGGTTGGTATTTTCCAGGCCGCAAAACATCGATGTTTTTATCACCATCCGCCCGGAATTCCACCCTCAAAACTTACCCCCTCGGCATAGTCGTCGTTGGAATACATCCTGGAAGCTGCGGCACTCTTTTTTCACCACGAGATTGGCCAAAAACTACGGAAATTGAGGACACGCAGCGATTTTTGCTGTACGTGTAGGACCGAAGAGAAATTTTAGCGAATGTCGCTACCTGTGCTGGAGGAGCTGTCAACTCGGTAAAATGTTCGGAAAATTTACCGACTTTTACCGAAGGCGTGGGATAGGAAATGTGGATttcccttttttttaaatgttctaatgtctggagtttttttttgaaaaggtccaataaaccaaatttttagtttttgccttttgtcaaactaaaaagtgaccccgttcgtttgacaacagttggtgtcaaaccatcggggtttgagtgtatttaaaattgatttaaaaatccaaaggggtcgtacaaagtgtcattgtattcagaaaaataagctttatcgttgtaaacataatatccagagtttttttttaaagaggtccaataaactattatgtttcatatgtttgtaggacctagtaaaaaaaagtctagttatcacaaatttaaacttaGCATAGCAATAGGCATATAGCAACGAAAAAATATCCTTGTTATAGtggtttcggaaataaatcgaaTTTTCGCGGCGACTCATCTGACGCTACGCTTCGTAAAATTATTAACTTTAATTCTGAGTGTAACAAGTTGTGTTGAACGCGAGGATAAAcgtcactgaaaaaatattttgtcgcTCTGGCACCAAATCAAAACGAGCGATTTCCACTCTCGCCGCACTTTTTATCTCCGCCTTTTTTGTCAAGCTTAATAGCCGTTGGAAATTTTGGATGCTGATGTTGACCATTTCTGCAGGTAAAAATAGTGCATATCTTGGtgcatattttattttgtttttcattaaataaacaaaaaaaagttggttcATACACCGacataaattttcgtcaatcaaaacaatatggAGGAATCACAACAAAGTTGGCTGACACACTGATCGAGTTATACCAGATTCGGTTTAGTGCCAGTCTAGGTGCCAGttaaagttttttggttttattgtaGATTGCAAagatttttagacaatcgtgcaaCCGGCCAGCCTTGCGACCTTCCGGATGTTTGGTCCCTCTAGTTTGGTCCGTTATAGAGTAGTGCAAGTTCGTGGTTTATTCTCCACCACCATCCGTCGTTTCGCCAAAGATGGTCCTTAGCACTCGACGTTTAGCGCTTGTtagtcctcctcgagcattgtCCACGTCttgtgcccgtagaggacgaccaGTCTTTTCAGCGACTTGTAGATGGAACGAGGTTTCTTCCcaagtgcataccttacataaaatgaaaaaaaagaaatcatgaATGGATTTTAATCGTGATTTTTACCAGCGTAAAACGGAATCATTAAACGTTAAcctacccagtcacgaaatattctagcagagctggttctgttagaatcctgctagaatggtggaacatttctgctagaatgctctaagaatatccagctctctaAGAATTCTACTAGAATCTTGCTAGAACGTCGTTACTGGGTAaacgtgaacgcgaacggagcctacgttgatcttaactTTAACGTGAACGGAGCACGTCGTTAATTGGCATTCATAAgctaaacgacatgcgacatctagtgttgagtagcagaacagagcgaaggatgtcgattgaaatttccgccctttgaggttatgtatgcgaattctgatttgtaaaattccagcgttcaaaacaacttttgagcaaaaattcgagctgatatactttgttaacttttgatgctctatcattttaaacaatattattttttcaaaattattttttttcaaaattatttttattgcgttaattgatagagggcaaaaagtttacattcGTActgcttgaattttttctcaaaagttgttctaagagctgtaaaatcaattttaagtttgcattcctatgtaaccgaacagcgaaaatttgaatcgtctctcttcgatgctttgcgccatctgtcggaatttttgagcttttaatcgcgaatagagttttatggttttatgacgtttcgcgtacgcacactagcgcaccatttgattttgctgcctgacaaaatttaacctcactttattttcgtgcacgtacacgcaatacatacgcacgtagattgctctatcgaggtttttaagcgaagatggcgttcgaattgtgaacgtccgaaatgtcagaatcgctcagtagcaccaacattagaaaaaaaatgtggctgtcatgccatggcacacttttttcgtgatGTTGATACCAGTGCATgactttgacatttcgggcgttcacaattcaaacgccatcttcgcttaaaaatctggataaacGCGTTgatatagggctttagtacccaatttaatTCATGACAGTGTTAACATTCCTACCCCTCGAGTCGCGAGCTcgtgattttccttttttccgACGTTTGTGTGAAAATTGGCGATTTGCATGCGAACGAAAACGTCAGTCATCGTGCCTTGTGAGCTTCATTTTCTGCGAGAGAGTGCAGTCGCGAGTAcggaaatgaaagaaacgtaGCGTAGAATCTGTAGCTTTTCAAGTGATTGTCCACGCACGGCATTTATTTGCATTCGATTAAAGGGAGTCTAACCACGATTGTCCACCCGCAGCACCGCTCAACACTTGGCCTGTTTATGCCACAAGCGCTGACCTTTGGCCGGAACGCGTCAACAAAGTGATGTAAGTAGGCTTTTGTGCGCGCGAATTATTTCGATATTAGGCCTACTTCGGTGCTGGTCGCGCGATCATTgcgtttttatttttggaacctCATCAACCAGCTGGCTGGACGTTGCCGTCCTGCTCTAGCACCCGTGCGGGCTCGCCCGAGTCGCGAAAAGgctgatgtttatttttaatttctcgcaATTTCACTTTTCCTTTCGCGTTATTAGAAATTTTTCCGATTAATCACGCGACTTTCTTTGTCGATTTTCCGTGTTTTGATCTTTCTTTTGTTTGCAGATCGCGACGGAATAACCCAAACGACGGCGCACAAGCATGGCCTCAAAGCGGAAGCCGATCCACACACAGCCGAACGCGTCACCGCGACCAAACATGAACTTCCGGCCCGGGATGAACGATACGACGGCCCGAGCGGAGGCCAAAGGAACCCGTCCGACGGCAACGCCGACATCGATCCGTGAGGTGCTCACGATGATGGTGCTACACGTTTGCAAGAAGATTATCTTTTTCGACACAAATTTGAAAGTGCCGCTGTATTTGGGCAGTTTGTTCTTCGTTTCGTTGATCGGAGACTTTTTGCCCTATCCCAAGACGTATCTGGCCCGGTCGGACAATCTGTTTAACGTGTACTTTGTCAAAATGGGCTGGGCGTGGACGTTACTGTTCTCGTTGCCCTTCCTAGCCATGTCGTCGGTTACGATCTGCTGTGGGGATCATCAGCGACTGGTCCGGAACCATCTGCCACGGTTGGGGATCGCCACCGGGTTCTGGTTCGTGTGGACCAagtttttcaacatcattgaaTCCTCGTATGGACGCTGCAGTGTGCGGGGATTCGACTCAAAGTCGAGCTGTCTGAAGGCCGGTCATCTGTGGAGCGGATTCGACATCTCCGGACACGCTTTCATCCTCATCTATTCCAGTTTGGTGCTGATGGAGGAAGCACGAACCATAATCGGTTGGGAGAACATCAAGGAACATCTCCGCAACGAGGAGTTCAACCGAGCCAGGAATGACAACTCGCAAGGAATCAACCCGCTGAAAAGCCTGAAAGATGATGACTTGAAAGCCCTCAAGTACTTCTACAACCGATTCACCCCAACCATTCGGTTACTCTTCATCGGAATGACCATGCTCCAGCTGCTGTGGGACATTATGCTCGTCGGAACGATGCTCTACTACCATCGCATGGTCGAAAAGGTCATCAGCGGAATCATCGCCGTCCTGACGTGGTTCATCACGTACCGAGCCTGGTACCCCACCCAATCTCTCCTTCCCGATCCGGTAGGCAAAGGTCTTTTCAACTACGCAACCTTAGCCAAACCCGAAATCGGACTCCGGCGAAGGGCCAGTCTACTCCAAGCCGGATCGTCCCAACAGCAGGACGTACCCAAGTTCATGGGTATGCCGCTGTACGCCGcccgccagcagcagcagcagcagcagaacgcCGCAAACTTTGGCGGACTGGCCCAGCAGGACGCACAGGCCGCTGCATCGTCGGCAGCGTTTGTAAGTACTTCCGGTTCCTTCAACATCAACCGGCTGGGGGGAGGCGGTGGTGCCCTTGGTGGGGGTAATTTTGATGGCAGCAACGCGGCGACTTACTCGCGCTTTTCGGCGAGCGCCCAACGCAGCCGGTACGAGCAAAGGTACGAATAGTTGCGGGGATGTTGAGGGGTAATCTTTGTTTTAACTGTAAAtaagaaagtttttttaaactatagcTGGTCACTTTGTCTCACTTGTGTGCGGAGAGATTGAAAATCGACTGGTCACGATAAAATTTAATGGAATATTAATGAATCAATACCAAGAAAAGCAAAATAAGTTATAGTGAAGTTTTGGGCTAATGtggatttgtaaacaagcaaaaACCTCGAAACGAAAATAAAATGGACCGAATGGaccaataagcaaaaaaaaaactcattaaaatattgaaaaatgtctaAATTATCCAGATTTTCAAGTGAAGACTGCGTTACGAACAACaatgccagattattttatgggagatctgtattttcttaaaaataaatctgtattttatctgtatcgtGTCAAATTCGAAGCAACAGAAATttcgctgtccgctttgtaagcggatgattctgggttcaattcccatcggatgaggaagtaaaatgtcggtcccggccttggttgttaggccgttaagtcattccaggtgtaggagtcgtctccatgccatgagtacaaacaacacaccaaaccaagcctactccggtggaatcgctggcggcggttggactcgcaatccaaaggtcgtcagttcaaacactagggtggaaggttccttggagtagaaagaggtttgggtgctctccccattcaagccttcggactcctaggttcgagcagaaacttgcaatagagaccacaaaagacccgggggtcgttaatgtggatggtttgatttttttttttatttgagaaatttgtttgaatttttaacagCAGATTTAAGCTTTTAAATCATATCAAAGTATAATTCAATAtctattttgttgaaatttttaaatcgaatcattttattttttgtgattttattattctatccaggtttttaagcgaagatggcgttcgaatggtgaacgcccgaaatgtcaaaatcgcgcagtggtaccaacattgcggATAAAGTgcgccatggcatgacagccatattttttctaatgttggtaccactgcgtgattttgacatttcgggcgttcaccattcgaacgccatcttcgcttaaaaacctggatacagatttatctgtatatctggcatggctggttACGAATGATGCACGCCCGAAATGTGCTAAGGCATGACAGCCAcaattttttctaatgttggtaccactgcgcgatttagacatttcgggcgtgcaccattcgtaacgcaATCTTTGCTCAAAAATCAGGATAAAGGATTTCAAGACTTTCgaagtcttcggcaaaattttacttcggataattgaatcacggCTTTTTATCATTCTCTCAAAATGCttcaaagatttttatttttatctgatCTGACTTTATCTGACTTACAGTAAAGTcttgggtgagttttcaaaaagccgtaagagccatcgtgacctccgacactagtTTTCGTTTTTCTACAGGTtgcaacaaaatttcatttattttaagtttagaaCACTTGTTGGACGTGTaggtagatgaacaatctcaagcatttttcaattcggtttttcgtaagtagttctactaccgatgcaaaaagggccttgtttaccaatggctcttacgtccttttgaaaactaCTCCGAGAATTTAAGATGGCTGCTAAAATGGTgacatttaagaattttaggattcatgaatttgattttttttttcaattcaagtatttatttgaaaaattaaaaatcaagaatttgggaatcaaagaatttcaaaatttcaagatttaagaattttttaatgTGATATTTAATAATTACAGAATTTAATGTTTGTgtataaatttttcaataattcaataatattcattcattatttattttaattcagtGCGGCTCTGGTTTTTAGGTTAGGAATTTGACAGCTCGCGtgtactgtttacatttttgccaCGACCCAACGCTGAACTAATCGAAGATTTCCAGGATGCTAGATCTTGGGCCGCTCGTCGCCTACAATGGCGTTCATATACAGATCCCAAAAAGAGTTTTAAACTGAAATTGAGCGATAAATAgcttagggcatctccagcgctggggtgcaaatcaaattttcacccGGCTcagggcatctccagcgctggggtgccaattaaatttgcacccggctcaggattaccgagatcaaatttgccgaCTTGAAAAAAACTCCGTGATCCCCAtcgctagggtagcaaatttgccaccgaaacaagcccaccgcgggggcaaatatgggtttttatcactttttgttctcgtttaccttcaaaatcaataattatgtgttgattcatgcctagaaatgctaaaagtttattaaactttttaatcctattgaaaatttcaaagaatttcatttttcgaaaatgtcgaaagttaaaccatttgctacccgatttaattcccaccaaatttgctctcgagtttgcccccgagtctcccaccgcgcgtagcaaagcaggtatcaaatttgatctcaagttcatctgtagaagaaaaatatgtgtcggtacctttcgggtactcattttctgatacccgacaagtaccggcaagccggaggcaaagttttgaatgcgtgttttGGAGATTTGTGTATGGCTGCTCTTGTGTACCTaagttgcaaaaattaaaaaattcaaaaatttaaaaaaattaaaaaaatataaatttaaaaattcaaaaattttaaaattcaaaaatgcgtttaaatagcttaatttttaaatttaaatagcaatttttttttattatgtctttttattttttttcggttaatttttttttatttttccaattttataatatttttgactttttttaatttttttaaatttgtttatttttttgttttaattttaatttctttttttttacgtttttaattctttattttttttcttaattttttttaatttaaaaaatgatttttattttttattttgttttaatttaaaataaatgattttttataaatctttttaattttttttttaattttttgaatttttttattttttttttgtttttttttcattttttgtatttttttaattttttttttaaggttggtacaaatatttttaaaagttttgtcaccccctcaaaattggcccgaaaatcaggggcaaaaatatttttacaataaacttcaaaatttt from Culex quinquefasciatus strain JHB chromosome 3, VPISU_Cqui_1.0_pri_paternal, whole genome shotgun sequence includes:
- the LOC6041977 gene encoding eukaryotic translation initiation factor 3 subunit L, with amino-acid sequence MYSNDDYAEGGYEEYGYEMAADDGYDRSFYPMHEDVKKFLVYFCSVIKGGVVYEIQNLYENTFPKLSEQHFEKKAWPSEDEVAHLVDNDNLFMILYKELYYRHLHARIQGGPSLEQRLNSFYNYCNFFNYILPSKEPVQLELPDIWLWELIDEFVYQFQNFAQYRARLTDKSDEEMDMLLNNNSKVWNILCILNVLHSLVSMSKIKDQLEAAAAGRDPEEVAGEFGRHSFYKMLGYFSLVGLLRVHSLLGDYHQAIKVLEPIELHKKSQYSHIPACQISTSYYVGFAYMMMRRYSDAIRTFSSILLYIQRTKQLYSARSYQNDQINKQTDQMYHLLAICLVLHPQCIDESIQQVLREKNYHDNMYKMQCGDLDTFRNFFVFACPKFVSPVPPPSDAPLDDYVKEALEHQTNVFMDEVRQQQELPTIRSYLKLYTTLPLLKLASFMDHIPQDEIGEQKIENLLTHLLCFKHKMKNIVWTKGASGLEGKFQSGSELDFYIDKDMIHIADTKVSHRYGDFFIRKILKFEDLNRRLHNLKG
- the LOC6041976 gene encoding fat storage-inducing transmembrane protein isoform X1, translated to MASKRKPIHTQPNASPRPNMNFRPGMNDTTARAEAKGTRPTATPTSIREVLTMMVLHVCKKIIFFDTNLKVPLYLGSLFFVSLIGDFLPYPKTYLARSDNLFNVYFVKMGWAWTLLFSLPFLAMSSVTICCGDHQRLVRNHLPRLGIATGFWFVWTKFFNIIESSYGRCSVRGFDSKSSCLKAGHLWSGFDISGHAFILIYSSLVLMEEARTIIGWENIKEHLRNEEFNRARNDNSQGINPLKSLKDDDLKALKYFYNRFTPTIRLLFIGMTMLQLLWDIMLVGTMLYYHRMVEKVISGIIAVLTWFITYRAWYPTQSLLPDPVGKGLFNYATLAKPEIGLRRRASLLQAGSSQQQDVPKFMGMPLYAARQQQQQQQNAANFGGLAQQDAQAAASSAAFVSTSGSFNINRLGGGGGALGGGNFDGSNAATYSRFSASAQRSRYEQRYE
- the LOC6041976 gene encoding fat storage-inducing transmembrane protein isoform X2, which encodes MASKRKPIHTQPNASPRPNMNFRPGMNDTTARAEAKGTRPTATPTSIREVLTMMVLHVCKKIIFFDTNLKVPLYLGSLFFVSLIGDFLPYPKTYLARSDNLFNVYFVKMGWAWTLLFSLPFLAMSSVTICCGDHQRLVRNHLPRLGIATGFWFVWTKFFNIIESSYGRCSVRGFDSKSSCLKAGHLWSGFDISGHAFILIYSSLVLMEEARTIIGWENIKEHLRNEEFNRARNDNSQGINPLKSLKDDDLKALKYFYNRFTPTIRLLFIGMTMLQLLWDIMLVGTMLYYHRMVEKVISGIIAVLTWFITYRAWYPTQSLLPDPVGKGLFNYATLAKPEIGLRRRASLLQAGSSQQQDVPKFMGMPLYAARQQQQQQQNAANFGGLAQQDAQAAASSAAFRTSAKNMRQLLNTRNPTG